Below is a genomic region from Pseudochaenichthys georgianus chromosome 13, fPseGeo1.2, whole genome shotgun sequence.
GCTGAGTGGCAGCATGTTTTGTCAAATGTGACGAACACTTCTATAATATCTAGCAATAAGTGAGGTTCAGCGGACTACGCCAACAACTATATCTTCAGCTtgtatgttttctttttgtCCAACATGAAATTGCAAGAATGaaaagtcttcatattaatGACCGGATTCACTCCACTGACAAAACTGAAACTCACCCAAAAGGAGATGAATTTTCATTCTGACTATCATTAGAAATTGCCTGAGATAAAGAAAATAATATCAACATGTGAAACATCTTAACATTAAACAGAATAGTTCATTAGACTGGGATGTCGAAAAAGGTAAATGGAATGCATTGACTTGACAAAGCTTTAGACAGTTTCtcatgaaatactatatttgaaGTTGCTTGTTTTTCCCCAGGAAAGTGACACATGACGCAATGAGGAGATTATGCAAAATGATTCAATCCAGTTGCAATATTGCTCCCACAACACATAAACAATATTGATAAAGTAATATCCAATTCTCTTAGCCTAGTGTTAAACTAATCAGAGCAATTGTATCTGCTTTTCACCAGCAGCACTTCTAAGAACAGTTTCTCATAGAGATGAATAGGTAGCTCTGTTATAACCACCACTTAAATCATAAGTGACCTGAGGTATGGAGCAGTCTGCGAAGAAGTTTGGGAAGGCCAAAGTGCACAGTGCGTTGTCCTCTATGGACCCAGTCTCAGAGGGACAGTAGAGAGGAGGCTGGGCTGGGCCCGTACGAAGGCTCTCCTCTAGTTTCTTAGAGGGTCCCGAGCAGCTAGTCCAGGGCTCGGAGTACAGCAGTCCACCAACTAAATGATGAGCATCGTATGAAGCAGGATCCAGGCCTCCCATCTCTGGCAGCACACGGACCGGCATACTTTGATAAAGGTCCTGGTCGCTCACCATGTTGCTATAATCAGGCCCCAAGAGCTCGAAGAACTCCGCAGCCTCAGGATTTCCTCGCTCCAAGTCCTTCAGCGTCATCCCAGATGTGGAGCTGACTTTTGAGTAGTTGGCAGGCTCGGTGAAGAAAGAGGGGGGCAGATTGCGATGCCTTAGGGGTGGTTTCTTGGCTTTTTCACCTCTTATATCCTTCACAGGGCTGAACAGGGCTGCCAGGCTCTTGCTCTGTAAGTTTGCCTGGACTCCATCGCGTTTAGGCAGAGTTTTGCTCTGCAAAGGGCTGGGTTGCGCCAGGGGGGAACCCTGTCTTTTCACAGCAGCATCTGCTACATTTCCTGGggttataatgccagtgcaccTTTTGATCTGCTTCTGTAGATACTTCCGGTGGTTGACTTTCCTCTTGGATTTCACCGGCTTGTCCAGAGCCAGCTTGATATTGCTGGAGGCTGAGTCTATGAAGCTCAGCAGGTCCCTAGTGGTCTCCTTGTAGTCCTCGTCATTTTCTGCCTCACCGAGGAGACTCCCATCCAGGCCTTTCTCCACCTCGTACTCCATCACAGAACCAGGGAAGCAGAAACTCATGAACTGAGGGTTCATGATTGCAGTCTGAACAGCCATTACTCTGTTGAGCCCAGCGGCTAGACCTGTGGCATCCGCTGTGGTCCCTGAACTAAAAGTTTCTTCACAGCATGTCTCTCTCCAAACACCTGGGCCTAATGCAGCTCATGAAGTTGCTGCACACATTCCAGAGTAGAAGTGACGGGCTCTGAGAAAAGCAAGGAGATCTTTCGGGGGGCTGGACTAATGATGTCAGAACATCAAAGAGGAGGGGCAAAGAGAGCGCAGGACTTAACTCTTTGCTTGTGCCTGACCACCTGCATCTAAGAGGGATTTGTCTGAAATTCCCTGCTGTGTTGAAGACAATAAACTCTGTCAGAACTCTCCCCCTCTAGTTTaactgtttgtgtgtgctctgaACCAAAAGCGCTTTCATGAAACTGAAGGAAATTACTGTAACAGTGAGCAGAAAACCTTTGAAATACACATGAATAGTAGAGTATTTTTCTGGGTAGAATTACAAAACCAAAATCTGTCTTTTAAACTATTTGTTACATGATtattaaacaaacaacaaaaaactaaacCAATTTCTTCAGCTGTAACATTTACTCAACTGATATCATTATTCGTGTGTTTCCTGGTTGCTTTTCAAAACATTTTAACCACCATTCAAACACCATTATGTGTTTCCTTTCTGGATTGACAAATGGAAGTTAAGTTGTAATCTAATTACTGCTCATTTAGGCACTGGAACAAACCACAAACCAAGGCTCTACAGTAGTGAGAAAGGCTTCTATTCTGTGGGAAAATCTGTGTGCACAAACAGATGCCACTATTAGGGGGAATCTTCCCAACTGCTCGCTTGTGTCTTAATCTGCTCATGGCAAAAGTTGATTTCTTGTGCAATCCCAGGCCAGTGGGAATTTCTGCCCTGGCCTGACAACTATTATGGGCTGCCTTTGACATAAAGCCCTACAGGGTCTAAATAGCCTCTATTCTTCGCCCGGCAGTGAAAGGGAGCTTTGTGCCAGAGATTCATTAAATTGCACCTCACAGCCCCTTCGTAAAATGGGTCTCAATAATGAACAGTCGATTTAACTAGAAAAGCTGCCGGAGCTGTTAAATTAAAGGGGAATAAAGTGCAGTTCAGGCTCAGTGTGCCAGAAGAAATGTTGACCTTAAGAAATCCTGGGTATGAAACTTCTgttgtaaacaataacgtattTACAGGAAGTTTGTTGGCCGGCAGTGAATACAACGAAGGATGTGTCCAAGAGCCAGATTGTTACGCTGCCAGCACTTATCCCAATTTAAGTGGATTTTTTTTGGAAGAGTTTCAAGTGTATAGAATTCTCACTACATAAgtgagtacaacttattaaaaagatcagtgcaatgcaactaatgtcgtcttagtgttattgcatgatgttaaaattggtttgccatgaatttagtgatggattgtaaacatttgaaatgtagcatttaagtttttctcagttacaatgttgttgttttaataaatcagagggtgcagcgctgtactgtacctctttaaaTAGGCATGTTTTccttaacaaattgtttttgcgctgatcagggggtacttggctgcattttttttttcatgattgaaaaaagtttgagaacccctggtATAGACTATAGGACATAGTTTAACCACACACTCAAAATGTACAGCATttacacatatttgtatttgttaggCAGAGAATGCAGAAAActcattttatgattattgttaCAATACGTTATGCTGCAGCTGAATAAAAAGATCCCCCCTCTTACTGAAGTGCATGTTGAGGTGAGGCAGTGACTCATTTAAGAGTTGAAAAGAAAAGTCTGAAGCAGAAGGGGAGTGAGGCCGTAAACAAAATTCTTTCTTATGTTAATTCCTGGGGAGAAACAGCGAAAGTGATAGCACTGATCTCATTATCTGCGGCTTAACACAAGTCTGTGACTGAAAACACAGAAAAACTCAAATCTAAAAGCAACAACTTGCTGcaaaataaagaatatattttccatttatACAGAAGGCCTTTTGATTTGACTAGAAACACAAGAATGCATGTGTGGGAAGTGGGAACTGCAGAGACTTTGCATATTCAACTCTACTGGAGTAATtgccaaaataaatgtagttcTTCACTGAAAAGTGTCAGAGGAAAACGGAGCTGAGGCCTCATCACAACAACTCATGAATTCAGGAGTACGTTTTCAACGCCTGCTCAAAGTGATTCTGCCTCCCTCTCTTAGCTAGCAGCACCATTTTGGCAAAGTAACATCATCACAGGCAgctatatcccccccccccttttttcccAGTCAAGGGACTTTGCTTTTGTGCTGGTGGGTCATTCACATCAGCGAGCCTGACGCACAGACCCCGGAAACAAGTTTCTATTGTTGCTCAAAGgctgagagggagggagggagggagggaggggatgGGTGGGAGCAGAGCAGCTCGGAAACAACATATAAACTGAGAGCATTTGACTTGTTTCTACTCCTGAGACCCTTAGTATGAGGTCAATTGTTAATTTATTcctttaatatattttatttggcCAGAATCAATGAGGTCAAACGATTGCATTTTCTAAATTTGGTTTGGTGCTTTGGGGGAATTTTAATTTGGAGAAAAGCATTAGTAGTCTGCAGTGCCTTTTCCAATAATCAAATTGCTACACAAGACCCATATTTGTTTTGATAAAGTGAAACACTACAACCACACCCTCTGTCCCTGGGAATGTCCTTATTCCGCAGCACCCAACTTAGAGGGAGAAGGGTGCAACGTGATGTGACACACACAGGCTTAATCTCTTCCTACTACTGTGTGGTCCCTTGTCCGAGCAGGGACATACTCAGAGTTTGGGGTCGTAATAACACCTTTGATTGATGGCCAGTGTCAGAGACTAAGAAAAGGCTggcaaaattaatgacctctcaaaGTCCTGAGAAAAGTTTTAAGGATGGCATTTAGTCTGTCCTCCCCCATGTTTAGCTAGGTTTCTTTCTACTGGGATGTCTGAAATCCAGTCAAGCCTGTGACAAAATGCGGAGAAGTCAGGCTTTGTGCCTCCTGGTAGAAAATCATCCCACATACCAGTGCAGGACATGTTCCCCATCTGCTTCACAAAGTCATGTTATGTCAGAGCTTTAAAAGAAAGGGGGGGGGCAAGAATAGTtcaaaggaaataaaaaaaaagcaaGAGTGTTCATCGTCCCGTCTTAGTCTTATCGTGACATTTGAATATTTTAgcttgacatttaaaaaagagggAATAAAAAGGAGAACTACAAAAGGATTCTTGGTTTCTGCCTTCCCTCATCCACTCACCGCTTCACTCTTAACCTTCCATCCGCCCCTCTCCACCTCCCTGGCACCCCAGGAGTTGTATTAATAATATTACTAGCAGGGGGGAACAAACCAGGGTCTATGGGCTGCCTCTGTGCTGCAATTTAGGGCTTTAATGGCAGGCAGTGAATGAATGCGTGCCAGGGGGAATCCCACAGGTTGGTCGGCAGGGGTGAGGTCAGCAGGCGTTGCTGCAATAATCTCCCACCACTGACTTTATTGGCCTCCTCCGATTGGGCTTTTATTAAATCTCAGCCGCATGCAATTGTTCCTGCTAGGTGGAAGTAACTCTTAAGTCTCAGTGTCTCTAAAACAAGACAAAGAGTGGTCTCAACGTAGCAACAGTACATCTAAACATGATTAAAAGACACTAAGAAAGTCAATATGGCCGTATCATAAGCAGGTTTTTAATCGGTTAGTATGGAAGACTTCTTTGGAACGACAGCATTTTACATGAAGCTAGTATAAGACATAAATAGACATCTTAAAAAGGCCAGGAGGACACTCTTCTGTGAACAATAACATATCAAATTTAATAGCAGACTTTGTGCAGagtatgtttaaaaaaaacagaatGATTTTCTTTCTATTTGGTGCCAAACTATTCTCCTGAGAAGTCTTAGAAAT
It encodes:
- the LOC117457688 gene encoding protein FAM181B, which translates into the protein MAVQTAIMNPQFMSFCFPGSVMEYEVEKGLDGSLLGEAENDEDYKETTRDLLSFIDSASSNIKLALDKPVKSKRKVNHRKYLQKQIKRCTGIITPGNVADAAVKRQGSPLAQPSPLQSKTLPKRDGVQANLQSKSLAALFSPVKDIRGEKAKKPPLRHRNLPPSFFTEPANYSKVSSTSGMTLKDLERGNPEAAEFFELLGPDYSNMVSDQDLYQSMPVRVLPEMGGLDPASYDAHHLVGGLLYSEPWTSCSGPSKKLEESLRTGPAQPPLYCPSETGSIEDNALCTLAFPNFFADCSIPQVTYDLSGGYNRATYSSL